A part of Halobaculum sp. MBLA0143 genomic DNA contains:
- the dpsA gene encoding DNA starvation/stationary phase protection protein DpsA, with amino-acid sequence MSTQKSVRDAADTVEASEALRLDQEKTEQLVEALNSDLAATYVLYFQLKKHHWNVEGAEFNDIHEYLGEAAEDAEEAADELAERAQSLGGVPLARGAQLEERAPVEPEGDDVYDIRTSLRNDMEMYGDVIEQMRDHVELARGLGDHATAELLRQQLLTVEEHAHHLEHYLEDDTLVTERTMN; translated from the coding sequence ATGAGCACACAGAAGTCCGTTCGTGACGCCGCCGACACCGTCGAAGCCAGCGAGGCGCTCCGCCTCGATCAGGAGAAGACCGAACAGCTCGTCGAGGCGCTCAACAGCGACCTCGCCGCGACGTACGTCCTCTACTTCCAGCTGAAGAAGCACCACTGGAACGTCGAGGGCGCGGAGTTCAACGACATCCACGAGTACCTCGGCGAGGCGGCCGAGGACGCAGAGGAGGCCGCAGACGAGCTGGCAGAGCGCGCCCAGTCGCTGGGTGGCGTGCCGCTGGCCCGCGGTGCACAGCTGGAGGAGCGCGCGCCCGTCGAGCCGGAGGGTGACGACGTGTACGACATCCGCACGTCGCTGCGCAACGACATGGAGATGTACGGTGACGTCATCGAGCAGATGCGCGACCACGTCGAGCTCGCGCGGGGGCTCGGCGACCACGCGACGGCGGAACTGCTGCGCCAGCAGCTCCTGACCGTCGAGGAACACGCCCACCACCTCGAGCACTACCTCGAGGACGACACGCTCGTCACCGAGCGTACGATGAACTGA
- the uvrA gene encoding excinuclease ABC subunit UvrA, with protein MTKEYIEVRGAEEHNLKDLDVEIPREEFTVVTGLSGSGKSSLAFETIYAEGQRRYIESLSAYARNFLGQMDKPQVESVEGLSPAISIDQKNAANNPRSTVGTVTELHDYLRLLYARVGTPHCPECGREVGEQSAQQMVRRLLELPEGTRAKLAAPVVRDQKGAFEDLFEELAGEGYTRVEVDGEPFDLSVETPELDENYDHTVDVVVDRVKLRPADRSRITDSVETALEEADGTLKVILPDPPAAVRDGEVDIGTQSRSTGDLAGDDDERLLAEFSEELACTVCGIDFSPIETRSFSFNSPYGACPECEGIGSTKEVDPDLVVEDPSKPLREVFEPWSYDRTYYRTRIDNVADYFGVDVDTPFADLSEHVRQQFLWGTDEQVTFTRQTKDGVRRKTKRFEGVIPNLERRHVETDSDRTRDHIEEFMAVTTCPECDGTRLKPQSRSVLVDDTSITEVNRLSIGDALAHFEGMEAELTERERTIAEEILKEIRARLGFMEEVGLEYLTLDREAATLSGGESQRIRLATQVGSGLVGVLYVLDEPSIGLHQRDNDRLLDTLEGLRDLGNTLLVVEHDEETMRRADNIVDMGPGPGKQGGEVVVQGEFDDVVAADESITGDFLAGREQIPVPEERREADGELVIRGARQHNLRDLDVPVPLGQFTAITGVSGSGKSTLMHDVLYKGLAREMNDNTEVDPGDHDRIEGTEAVENVRLIDQSPIGRTPRSNPATYTGVFDHIRELFAETELSKQRGYEKGRFSFNVKGGRCEECGGQGTVKIEMNFLSDVYVPCEECDGARYNDETLDVTYKGETISDVLDMSVAEASDFFDSHSALSRRLELLEDVGLGYMQLGQPSTTLSGGEAQRVKLAEELGKRDSGETLYLLDEPTTGLHKADERKLIEVLHRLTDKGNTVVVIEHELDLVKNADNVVDLGPEGGEDGGALVATGTPEAVARDDDSHTGRYLRDLLPDVDVEGPRADRRQPAKGDETDDEEEAEAPAASDD; from the coding sequence GTGACGAAGGAGTACATCGAGGTGCGCGGAGCGGAGGAACACAACCTGAAGGATCTCGACGTAGAGATTCCACGCGAGGAGTTCACCGTCGTCACCGGGCTGTCGGGGTCGGGGAAGTCGTCGCTGGCGTTCGAGACCATCTACGCCGAAGGCCAACGCCGGTACATCGAGTCGCTGTCGGCGTACGCCCGGAACTTCCTGGGCCAGATGGACAAGCCGCAGGTGGAGAGCGTCGAGGGGCTGTCGCCGGCGATCTCTATCGACCAGAAGAACGCCGCCAACAACCCCCGGTCGACCGTCGGGACCGTCACGGAGCTCCACGACTACCTCCGACTGCTGTACGCTCGGGTCGGGACACCCCACTGTCCGGAGTGTGGCCGGGAGGTCGGCGAACAGAGCGCCCAGCAGATGGTCCGCCGGCTGTTGGAACTGCCCGAGGGGACGCGAGCGAAGCTGGCCGCGCCGGTCGTCCGGGACCAGAAGGGCGCCTTCGAGGACCTGTTCGAGGAGCTCGCGGGCGAGGGGTACACCCGCGTCGAGGTGGACGGAGAACCGTTCGACCTCTCCGTCGAGACGCCGGAGTTGGACGAGAACTACGACCACACGGTCGACGTGGTGGTCGACCGCGTGAAGCTGCGCCCCGCGGACCGCTCGCGGATCACCGACTCCGTCGAGACGGCCCTGGAGGAGGCCGACGGCACGCTGAAGGTGATCCTCCCCGACCCACCGGCGGCCGTCCGCGACGGCGAGGTGGACATCGGCACACAGTCCCGGTCGACGGGCGACCTCGCGGGCGACGACGACGAGCGTCTGCTCGCGGAGTTCTCGGAGGAGCTGGCGTGTACGGTCTGCGGAATCGACTTCTCGCCTATCGAGACCCGGTCCTTCTCGTTCAACTCGCCGTACGGCGCCTGCCCGGAGTGTGAGGGGATCGGCTCCACCAAGGAGGTGGACCCGGATCTGGTCGTGGAAGACCCGTCGAAGCCGCTCCGGGAGGTGTTCGAGCCGTGGAGCTACGATCGGACGTACTACCGCACGCGGATCGACAACGTCGCCGACTACTTCGGCGTCGACGTCGACACGCCGTTCGCGGACCTCTCCGAGCACGTCCGCCAGCAGTTCCTCTGGGGCACGGACGAACAGGTGACGTTCACGCGCCAGACGAAAGACGGCGTCCGCCGGAAGACCAAGCGGTTCGAGGGCGTCATCCCGAACCTGGAGCGACGCCACGTGGAGACGGACTCCGACCGTACCCGCGACCACATCGAGGAGTTCATGGCCGTCACGACCTGCCCGGAGTGTGACGGCACCCGACTCAAGCCGCAGTCCCGGTCGGTCCTCGTCGACGACACGTCGATCACGGAGGTGAACCGGCTGTCCATCGGGGACGCGCTCGCCCACTTCGAGGGGATGGAAGCGGAGCTGACGGAGCGGGAACGCACCATCGCCGAGGAGATTCTCAAGGAGATCCGCGCCCGCCTCGGGTTCATGGAGGAGGTGGGGCTGGAGTACCTCACCCTCGACCGCGAGGCCGCGACCCTCTCTGGCGGCGAGAGCCAACGCATCCGGCTGGCCACGCAGGTCGGCTCCGGGCTCGTCGGGGTGTTGTACGTCTTAGACGAGCCGTCTATCGGACTCCACCAGCGCGACAACGACCGGCTGCTAGACACGCTAGAGGGGCTGCGCGACCTGGGCAACACCCTCCTCGTGGTCGAACACGACGAAGAGACGATGCGCCGCGCGGACAACATCGTCGACATGGGCCCGGGCCCGGGCAAACAGGGCGGCGAGGTGGTCGTTCAGGGCGAGTTCGACGACGTTGTCGCCGCAGACGAGTCGATCACCGGCGACTTCCTGGCCGGCCGCGAGCAGATTCCCGTTCCCGAGGAACGCCGCGAGGCCGACGGCGAACTCGTGATCCGTGGCGCCCGCCAACACAACCTCCGGGATCTGGACGTGCCGGTCCCGTTGGGGCAGTTCACCGCGATCACCGGCGTCTCCGGCTCCGGGAAGTCCACGCTGATGCACGACGTGTTGTACAAGGGGCTCGCCCGGGAGATGAACGACAACACGGAGGTGGACCCGGGGGACCACGACCGGATCGAGGGGACCGAGGCGGTCGAGAACGTCCGGCTGATCGACCAGTCACCCATCGGTCGGACCCCGCGGTCCAACCCCGCGACGTACACCGGCGTGTTCGACCACATCCGGGAGCTGTTCGCGGAGACGGAGCTGTCGAAGCAACGCGGCTACGAGAAGGGTCGGTTCTCGTTCAACGTGAAGGGCGGCCGCTGTGAGGAGTGTGGCGGCCAGGGCACCGTCAAGATCGAGATGAACTTCCTGTCGGACGTGTACGTCCCCTGCGAGGAGTGTGACGGCGCCCGCTACAACGACGAGACGCTGGACGTGACGTACAAAGGCGAGACGATCTCGGACGTGCTCGACATGTCCGTCGCCGAAGCCAGCGACTTCTTCGACAGCCACTCGGCGCTCTCGCGCCGACTCGAACTGTTGGAGGACGTCGGCTTGGGTTACATGCAGCTGGGTCAGCCGTCGACGACGCTGTCGGGGGGGGAGGCCCAGCGCGTCAAGCTCGCCGAGGAACTGGGGAAGCGCGACTCCGGCGAGACGCTGTACCTCCTAGACGAGCCGACCACCGGGCTCCACAAGGCCGACGAACGGAAGCTGATCGAGGTGCTCCACCGGCTGACGGACAAGGGCAACACCGTCGTCGTGATCGAGCACGAACTGGACCTGGTGAAGAACGCCGACAACGTGGTCGACCTCGGGCCGGAGGGCGGCGAGGACGGCGGCGCGCTCGTCGCGACTGGGACGCCCGAGGCGGTCGCCCGCGACGACGACTCACACACCGGGCGCTACCTCCGGGACCTGTTGCCGGACGTGGACGTGGAGGGGCCGCGAGCCGATCGACGGCAGCCCGCGAAAGGCGACGAGACCGACGACGAAGAGGAAGCCGAGGCACCGGCGGCGTCGGACGACTGA
- a CDS encoding DUF3368 domain-containing protein, translated as MTDQRTILTDASVVVRLSEVGELSLLRVIDGRVIVPEAVDREVRDDPGVSRLSTAVTNGWINIADLPPLTELRDAANHLGAEHTARLPETADENDVRVEGDTALLAHALSARQEVVVASDDKPLRETCQALSIPVTGPIGILVRAVELGSIDTETAVDRLYAMDEVGERLSASLIRRGERLIEAADD; from the coding sequence ATGACCGACCAACGGACGATTCTGACGGACGCTAGTGTCGTCGTCCGCCTGTCCGAAGTTGGCGAACTATCGTTGTTGCGTGTGATCGACGGTCGTGTGATCGTTCCGGAGGCCGTCGACCGCGAGGTGCGCGACGATCCAGGTGTCTCCCGACTCTCGACAGCTGTCACCAACGGGTGGATCAATATCGCCGACCTTCCACCACTCACGGAACTCCGCGACGCAGCGAACCACTTGGGAGCCGAGCACACCGCCCGCTTGCCCGAAACGGCTGATGAGAACGATGTTCGAGTCGAAGGTGACACTGCACTCCTCGCACACGCGCTGTCTGCCCGCCAGGAGGTCGTAGTCGCAAGCGACGACAAGCCGCTCCGCGAGACGTGTCAGGCGCTGTCCATTCCCGTCACTGGCCCGATCGGTATTCTCGTCCGAGCGGTCGAACTCGGTTCGATCGACACCGAGACTGCCGTCGACAGACTGTACGCGATGGACGAGGTGGGGGAACGACTGAGCGCGAGCCTGATCCGTCGTGGCGAGCGGCTGATCGAAGCGGCAGACGACTAA
- a CDS encoding UPF0175 family protein, producing the protein MENVTARMDDEEIDLLDRLAEERGGSRSEAIRAAVQRGAREELVRAAIEQYRDGEVGIRGAADIANLSIAEMMREANERGVLLNYDVSELADDVDALR; encoded by the coding sequence ATGGAGAACGTCACGGCTCGGATGGACGATGAGGAGATAGATCTCCTCGACAGACTCGCAGAGGAACGTGGCGGAAGCCGGAGTGAGGCGATTCGAGCGGCCGTCCAGCGCGGAGCTCGTGAGGAACTCGTCCGTGCTGCGATCGAGCAGTACAGAGACGGTGAGGTCGGCATTCGCGGTGCGGCCGACATCGCCAACCTCTCGATTGCCGAGATGATGCGCGAGGCGAACGAGCGGGGTGTCCTGTTGAACTACGATGTCTCCGAGTTGGCGGACGATGTCGACGCGCTCAGATGA
- a CDS encoding aryl-sulfate sulfotransferase, which produces MSRLAVRPLTLLRLLALAAALLAVVALGQSALAGDPAVGAPATTDDTLVATVDGTGPGQIVAYGPDGNLQYRNQTWDIYHDVDPSPVGDRTVEYVASDQDAADCDGCLLNVVERLNLTTGEVTRLYTTVADVRGSKQIHDVDRVNDSVLLIADISHPDRVYTVNTTTGEVLWEWRVSSAFSPDSGGRYPADWTHLNDVELLPDGRVMVNLRNHDQVVFLEPGEGVQANWTLGADGAHDRLYEPHNPDYIPRSRGGPAVLIADSENNRLVEYRRTDGNWTRTWRWADRRLQWPRDADRLPSGRTLVADSHGSRVLVVGRNGSVAASAPFPDGVYDVELLGTGDESRGPTADRAGLTSRTPEATGLAPAYRVARAAPPLVLHGLLFVLPTWTTTADAATLLVTVPVVAVWLLVEGVAWLWRR; this is translated from the coding sequence GTGTCCCGTCTCGCAGTTCGACCGCTGACGCTCCTCCGACTGCTCGCGCTCGCCGCCGCCCTCCTGGCAGTCGTCGCTCTCGGGCAGTCCGCACTCGCCGGCGACCCGGCCGTCGGCGCACCGGCGACGACCGACGACACGCTCGTGGCGACTGTCGACGGCACCGGCCCCGGCCAGATCGTCGCCTACGGTCCGGACGGCAACCTCCAGTACCGCAACCAGACGTGGGACATCTACCACGACGTAGACCCGAGTCCGGTCGGCGATCGGACGGTGGAGTACGTCGCCAGCGATCAGGACGCCGCCGACTGCGACGGCTGCCTCCTGAACGTGGTCGAACGCCTGAACCTGACGACCGGCGAGGTGACCCGGCTGTACACGACCGTCGCCGACGTTCGGGGGTCGAAACAGATCCACGACGTCGACCGGGTGAACGACAGCGTCCTCCTGATCGCGGACATCAGCCACCCCGACCGAGTGTACACGGTGAACACGACTACGGGCGAGGTGCTCTGGGAGTGGCGCGTGTCGTCGGCGTTCTCGCCCGACAGCGGCGGGCGCTACCCCGCAGACTGGACCCACCTCAACGACGTGGAGCTGCTCCCGGACGGCCGCGTGATGGTCAACCTCCGCAACCACGACCAGGTCGTGTTCTTGGAGCCGGGCGAGGGGGTCCAGGCCAACTGGACGCTCGGTGCAGACGGCGCCCACGACCGGCTGTACGAGCCGCACAACCCGGACTACATCCCGCGGTCGCGGGGTGGGCCGGCGGTGCTGATCGCCGACAGCGAGAACAACCGGCTCGTGGAGTACCGCCGCACGGACGGCAACTGGACCCGGACGTGGCGGTGGGCCGACCGCAGACTCCAGTGGCCGCGTGACGCCGACCGACTCCCGTCCGGGCGGACACTCGTCGCCGACTCCCACGGCTCGCGGGTGCTCGTCGTCGGCCGGAACGGTTCTGTCGCCGCCAGCGCGCCGTTCCCGGACGGCGTCTACGACGTGGAACTGCTGGGCACCGGCGACGAGAGCCGCGGCCCGACCGCCGACCGCGCCGGTCTGACCTCCCGCACCCCGGAGGCGACGGGGCTCGCCCCGGCGTACCGCGTCGCCCGCGCGGCACCGCCGTTGGTCCTCCACGGACTCCTGTTCGTCCTACCGACGTGGACGACGACCGCCGACGCCGCGACGTTGCTCGTGACCGTCCCGGTCGTCGCCGTCTGGCTGCTCGTCGAGGGTGTGGCGTGGCTGTGGCGACGGTGA
- a CDS encoding WD40/YVTN/BNR-like repeat-containing protein → MTELHALLGDCHRRVDTATGTVVESDTLDGRRLECVAADGAGRVFVGTFDAGLWRSTDGGETFEQVSLDETFERASLDETFERASLDETTSPGETASPPAVTAVAVAADDPAEVWVGTEPSGVYRSTDGGETFARRPGLTDLDSADEWSFPPRPDTHHVRWLAPDPSDPDRWYVAVEAGALVRTPDRGMTWRDRVADGPRDTHTIATHPDRPETAWVAAGDGFAVTTDGGETWSFPTAGLERTYCWSLAVDPDDPDRLLVSAARSAREAHTAARAETYVYRRAGDDWERLDGRGLPLGEGVTRPVLCRGGDAGECFALSNRGLFRTTDWGDSWEAVGVEWPERVETGTARGLTVVE, encoded by the coding sequence GTGACCGAACTCCACGCACTCCTGGGCGACTGTCACAGACGAGTCGACACTGCGACCGGCACTGTGGTCGAGAGCGACACGCTCGACGGCCGGCGGCTGGAGTGTGTCGCCGCGGACGGCGCCGGGCGCGTGTTCGTCGGGACGTTCGACGCCGGGCTCTGGCGGTCGACGGACGGCGGCGAGACGTTCGAGCAGGTCTCCCTCGACGAGACGTTCGAACGGGCGTCACTCGACGAGACGTTCGAACGGGCGTCACTCGACGAGACGACGTCGCCGGGCGAGACGGCGTCACCGCCGGCGGTGACGGCGGTCGCCGTCGCCGCCGACGACCCGGCAGAAGTGTGGGTCGGGACGGAGCCGTCCGGGGTGTACCGGTCGACGGACGGCGGCGAGACGTTCGCGCGACGGCCGGGGCTGACCGACCTGGACTCCGCCGACGAGTGGTCGTTCCCGCCGCGGCCGGACACCCACCACGTCCGGTGGCTCGCGCCGGACCCGAGCGACCCCGACCGGTGGTACGTCGCCGTCGAGGCCGGCGCGCTCGTCCGGACGCCCGACCGCGGGATGACCTGGCGCGACCGCGTCGCCGACGGCCCGCGCGACACGCACACGATTGCGACCCACCCGGACCGGCCGGAGACGGCGTGGGTCGCCGCCGGCGACGGCTTCGCCGTGACCACGGACGGCGGCGAGACGTGGTCGTTCCCGACCGCGGGGCTGGAACGGACGTACTGCTGGAGCCTGGCGGTCGACCCCGACGACCCCGACCGACTCCTGGTGTCGGCCGCGCGCTCCGCCCGGGAGGCCCACACCGCCGCCCGGGCGGAGACGTACGTCTACCGACGCGCCGGCGACGACTGGGAGCGACTGGACGGACGCGGGCTGCCGCTGGGCGAGGGGGTGACGCGACCGGTGTTGTGTCGCGGTGGCGACGCGGGAGAGTGTTTCGCACTGTCGAACCGCGGGCTGTTCCGGACGACCGACTGGGGTGACTCTTGGGAGGCGGTGGGAGTCGAGTGGCCCGAGCGGGTCGAGACGGGGACGGCGCGGGGACTGACGGTGGTGGAGTAG
- a CDS encoding geranylgeranyl reductase family protein — MYDFLVVGVGPAGARFARRAADVGYDVLALEKGEVGDPLACSGHVSTDLWEYVPESARERLFQNRIYGADFHVGGPGTDAHRFYKREAVSNVIDRVELDRTLADAARAAGADVREGHTVTAVREHSDRVTAAVSTPDGQTAFEAKLLAGADGPVSRVRTEVGLPEPDERLHGVLAFDDAPDDGDHVDVHLTAPRFFAWRIPRGDAGVEYGLAAPPGDSVSEMFDRLTAAYDVETDRFCSGAIPIGPPASTTNERVFLLGDAAGQTKPFTGGGILYGMRAADVAADVIDPTDPGTLSAYETGWRSELANEIRLGRWVRRAYSLPEPLQRLGLRLLSGEIGVHMDEPSSFFSRENLAKLVGR, encoded by the coding sequence ATGTACGACTTCCTCGTCGTCGGTGTCGGTCCCGCCGGCGCGCGCTTCGCCCGGCGCGCCGCCGACGTGGGCTACGACGTGCTCGCCCTGGAGAAGGGCGAGGTGGGTGACCCGCTGGCGTGTTCCGGCCACGTGTCGACGGACCTGTGGGAGTACGTCCCGGAGTCGGCCCGCGAGCGACTGTTCCAGAACCGGATCTACGGCGCCGACTTCCACGTCGGCGGCCCGGGGACGGACGCCCACCGCTTCTACAAGCGCGAGGCGGTGTCGAACGTGATCGACCGCGTGGAGTTAGACCGGACGCTGGCGGACGCCGCCCGGGCGGCCGGCGCAGACGTGCGCGAGGGCCACACCGTCACGGCGGTCAGGGAGCACAGCGACCGCGTGACGGCGGCGGTGTCGACACCGGACGGGCAGACGGCGTTCGAGGCCAAGCTGCTGGCGGGCGCGGACGGCCCGGTGTCGCGGGTCCGGACGGAGGTGGGGCTGCCGGAGCCGGACGAACGACTCCACGGCGTGTTGGCGTTCGACGACGCGCCGGACGACGGCGACCACGTCGACGTCCACCTCACGGCGCCACGGTTCTTCGCCTGGCGTATCCCTCGCGGGGACGCCGGGGTGGAGTACGGGCTGGCTGCGCCGCCGGGCGACTCCGTCTCGGAGATGTTCGACCGGCTCACGGCCGCCTACGACGTCGAGACGGACCGGTTCTGTTCCGGCGCCATCCCCATCGGGCCGCCGGCGTCGACGACGAACGAACGGGTGTTCCTGTTGGGGGACGCCGCCGGCCAGACGAAGCCGTTCACCGGCGGCGGCATCCTCTACGGGATGCGGGCCGCCGACGTGGCCGCGGACGTGATCGACCCGACCGACCCCGGGACGCTGTCGGCCTACGAGACGGGCTGGCGGTCGGAGCTGGCCAACGAGATCAGACTCGGCCGGTGGGTCCGGCGGGCGTACTCGCTGCCAGAGCCGCTCCAGCGGCTGGGACTCCGGCTGTTGTCCGGGGAGATCGGCGTCCACATGGACGAACCCAGCTCCTTCTTCTCGCGGGAGAACCTGGCGAAGCTGGTGGGCCGGTAG
- a CDS encoding aminomethyltransferase family protein, whose product MTSVGETHETYGATFERRDGRRRVAHYGRPASAARAVRNGVGACETSYGVVRVTGDDRVEFVDDAVSNEVPRSDGEGVYALLLDPQGGIETELYVYNAGERLLLFVPPARTTPLVEDWSGKVFIQDVEIENVTDDLAVFGVHGPNATEKIASVLGGAPAPEPRLSFVRGSMADCGVSVIASDAPTGEEGYEVICADDDAKRVFDTLLTRGISAAPFGYRTWEILTAEAGTPLFEFELEGNLPNVAGVRNGLDFEKGCYVGQEVVSKVENRGRPSRRLAGLRFETDVAVADDETDGLQADAAVFQGDSAVGEVTRALHSPTLDAAVALAYVDFDADGDVTVRVDGTETPARLTSLPLVDTPERSARLPSYPATDD is encoded by the coding sequence GTGACCTCCGTCGGCGAGACCCACGAGACGTACGGCGCGACGTTCGAACGCCGCGACGGCCGCCGTCGCGTCGCCCACTACGGCCGCCCGGCCAGCGCCGCCCGCGCCGTCCGCAACGGTGTCGGTGCCTGTGAGACCAGCTACGGCGTCGTCCGCGTCACCGGTGACGACCGGGTCGAGTTCGTCGACGACGCCGTCTCCAACGAGGTTCCCCGCTCCGACGGGGAGGGGGTGTACGCACTCCTCCTCGACCCGCAGGGCGGGATCGAGACGGAGCTGTACGTCTACAACGCCGGCGAACGACTCCTCCTGTTCGTGCCGCCGGCACGGACGACCCCGCTCGTCGAAGACTGGTCCGGGAAAGTGTTCATCCAGGACGTGGAGATCGAGAACGTGACGGACGACCTCGCCGTGTTCGGCGTCCACGGCCCGAACGCGACGGAGAAGATCGCGTCTGTCCTCGGCGGTGCGCCCGCGCCCGAGCCCCGGCTGTCGTTCGTCCGCGGGTCGATGGCCGACTGTGGCGTCTCCGTGATCGCGTCGGACGCCCCGACCGGCGAGGAGGGGTACGAGGTGATCTGTGCCGACGACGACGCCAAGCGGGTGTTCGACACGTTGCTCACGCGGGGCATCAGCGCCGCCCCGTTCGGCTACCGCACCTGGGAGATCCTGACCGCCGAGGCCGGCACCCCCCTGTTCGAGTTCGAACTGGAGGGTAACCTCCCGAACGTCGCCGGCGTCCGCAACGGGCTCGACTTCGAGAAGGGGTGTTACGTCGGCCAGGAGGTGGTGTCGAAGGTGGAGAACCGTGGCCGACCCAGCCGGCGACTCGCCGGCCTACGCTTCGAGACGGATGTCGCGGTCGCGGACGACGAGACGGACGGCCTCCAGGCGGACGCGGCCGTCTTCCAGGGTGACAGCGCCGTCGGCGAGGTGACGCGTGCACTCCACTCGCCGACGCTCGACGCCGCGGTCGCGTTGGCGTACGTCGACTTCGACGCCGACGGCGACGTGACCGTCCGCGTCGACGGCACGGAGACCCCCGCCCGGCTCACCTCGCTCCCGCTCGTCGACACGCCGGAACGCTCCGCGCGCCTGCCGTCGTACCCCGCGACCGACGACTGA
- a CDS encoding DUF6432 family protein, which translates to MPARAEFRDRDTVEVAVLDALVGRAEDGMTVLELRSHVDADIDRIETALTALKSDGLIRVEADDNTVWLYPDDSVVPDPGETDDEEPGIVEWLRGLLG; encoded by the coding sequence ATGCCAGCTCGGGCCGAGTTCCGCGACCGGGACACAGTGGAGGTAGCCGTCCTGGACGCGCTTGTCGGCCGCGCCGAGGACGGGATGACCGTCCTCGAACTGCGGTCGCACGTCGACGCCGACATCGATCGGATCGAGACCGCCCTGACGGCGCTGAAGTCGGACGGCCTGATTCGCGTCGAAGCCGACGACAACACCGTCTGGCTGTACCCGGACGACAGCGTCGTCCCGGACCCCGGGGAGACGGACGACGAGGAGCCCGGAATCGTGGAGTGGCTGCGCGGACTGCTCGGCTGA
- a CDS encoding heme o synthase yields the protein MDRFPALLASTAMGVYLLLVVGATTAVTGAADACVGWPLCDGGLATTGPALVALGHRAVAAVVGLFVLVTAAVAVRVRPSRRVAAALAAATLLFPLQAGLGAFVATAGGDTVLAAVAGLSLTVRTLHLLVGLAIFGGLLAALAWELERRTGDPTDTPTDPPSGPEEADAPPLSEPTRPDVPAWTDRPLRRARLTATAYYRLTKPRLMWLLCLVAAAAMALAAGPSLSARTVAVTLAGGALSIGASGTFNHVLERDIDRRMQRTNDRPLAVDLVSVPNAVAFGVVLSALSLGLFATVNLLAAVLGLVAILFYSVVYTLILKPNTVQNTVVGGAAGALPALIGWAAVTGTVGLGGLAVAALIFLWTPAHFYNLALAYEDDYERAGFPMMPVVRGETTTRRHILWYLGATLSVAAALVGLTRLDTLYAVVGVSLGAVFLWAVVRLHYERDESAAFRAFHASNAYLGTLLLAAVVDALVV from the coding sequence ATGGACCGTTTTCCGGCTCTCTTGGCGTCCACCGCGATGGGCGTCTACCTCCTGCTCGTCGTCGGAGCGACCACCGCCGTCACCGGTGCCGCCGACGCCTGTGTCGGCTGGCCGTTGTGTGACGGCGGGCTCGCAACCACCGGCCCGGCGCTCGTCGCGCTCGGTCACCGGGCGGTCGCCGCCGTCGTCGGCCTGTTCGTGCTCGTCACGGCCGCCGTCGCCGTCCGTGTGCGCCCGAGCCGTCGTGTCGCCGCCGCACTCGCGGCCGCGACGCTCCTGTTCCCGCTCCAGGCCGGTCTCGGCGCGTTCGTCGCCACTGCCGGCGGCGACACGGTGCTGGCGGCCGTCGCCGGCCTGTCGTTGACAGTTCGGACACTCCACCTCCTCGTCGGGCTCGCTATCTTCGGCGGGCTGCTGGCGGCGCTCGCCTGGGAGCTAGAGCGCCGCACCGGCGACCCGACCGACACGCCGACCGACCCACCCTCCGGCCCGGAGGAGGCAGACGCACCGCCGTTGTCCGAGCCGACCCGGCCGGACGTGCCGGCGTGGACCGACCGTCCGCTCCGGCGTGCCCGGCTGACCGCGACCGCCTACTACCGGCTCACGAAGCCCCGGCTGATGTGGCTGTTGTGTCTCGTCGCCGCCGCCGCGATGGCGCTGGCGGCCGGGCCGTCGCTGTCGGCCCGCACGGTCGCCGTCACGCTCGCCGGCGGCGCCCTCTCCATCGGCGCGTCCGGCACGTTCAATCACGTCCTAGAGCGCGACATCGACCGCCGGATGCAACGGACGAACGACCGCCCGCTGGCGGTCGATCTCGTCTCCGTCCCCAACGCCGTCGCGTTCGGTGTGGTCCTGTCGGCCCTGTCGCTCGGACTGTTCGCCACCGTCAACCTCCTGGCGGCCGTGCTCGGGCTCGTCGCCATCCTGTTCTACTCCGTCGTCTACACGCTCATCCTGAAGCCCAACACCGTCCAGAACACGGTCGTCGGCGGCGCCGCCGGCGCGCTGCCGGCGCTGATCGGCTGGGCCGCCGTCACCGGCACGGTCGGGCTCGGCGGGCTCGCCGTCGCGGCACTGATATTCCTGTGGACGCCCGCCCACTTCTACAACCTCGCACTCGCGTACGAGGACGACTACGAGCGGGCGGGCTTCCCGATGATGCCGGTCGTCCGCGGCGAGACGACCACCCGCCGGCACATCCTCTGGTACCTCGGGGCGACGCTGTCCGTCGCGGCCGCGCTCGTCGGGCTCACCCGGCTCGACACGCTGTACGCCGTCGTCGGCGTGTCGCTCGGTGCGGTGTTCCTCTGGGCCGTCGTCCGGCTCCACTACGAGCGCGACGAGTCGGCGGCGTTCCGGGCGTTCCACGCCTCCAACGCCTACCTCGGCACACTCCTGCTGGCGGCTGTCGTCGACGCGCTGGTGGTGTAG